DNA from Acidobacteriota bacterium:
AAGAACCGGAAACAAAGATGATTCTTGAGCCGCCGGGAGGCCTGATTGAGGTGGTCGCCCGCTGCGAGTCGGGAAAGGTTACCAGGGTCACGGTCCGGAATGTTCCTTCCTTTGTTGATAAAGCGAATGTCGGTCTGGAAGTCGAAGGAATCGGCACCCTGACCGTCGACACGGCTTATGGCGGTGACAGTTTCGTCATCGTTGATGCAACCGCACTGGGTTTTAGACTTGTCGCCGATGAAGCGCGGGATCTTGTTGAAACGGGAATGAGAATAACCCATGCCGCCAATGAACAGCTTGGCTTCCATCATCCGGAAAATCCCGACTTGAAACACATTTCATTCTGTCAGATTGCAGCCCCCCTGAAAAAGGAAAACGACAGCTGGCTCGGACGCAATACCGTCGTCATCCAGCCGGGAAAACTGGATCGCTGCCCTACGGGAACCGGTTGTTCCGCCCGCATGGCCCTCCTGCATGATCAGGGGCTGTTGCAGACCGGAGACCATTTTATCGGTGAGTCCATCATCGGTTCGCGTTTCCACTGCCGGATCGACTCGCTGACCCGGGTAGGTGAAAAGCAGGCTGTTGTTCCGCTCATTTCAGGACAAGCCTGGATCACAGGCACCCATCAACACCTGTTGGATCCGATGGATCCATGGCCGGAGGGCTACCGGGTAGCCGATACCTGGCCTCATTTCTAAGTCTGCTTCCATCTCAAGCACTCACGACCGTTCTTGACATCGTCCCGAGGGAGAATTTACTATCGTTATGCCTTTTTTTATCCCTAAGAAAGGATGACAATACGGGAGCATATTCTGCTCAGCCTGCCGGGGATCAAGGGGGAGTTCTACGCCGGGGAGTACATCCAGTGGATTGAGGTCGCCGCATTCGAGCATAACATCCCAGGCTTGCCCAAGCCCCTGGCGCTGCTCAGCGGCGCCCAGCCCGGCCGGCCCACAGGCGCCTTCACCTATCCGGCGGCGAGCCGCCCCTTCGAGATGGGGAGCAACTGGACCGGCGTGGCTCTGGCAAAGATGATTGATAAATCTACGCCCCAACTCATGTACGAAGTCAAGCAAGGGAGGACCGGCTTCCCATCGATGAAGCTTAATCTGTGCAGCCTTGAGTCGTGGGGAGATGTGAAGCTGCTCATATCCCTGGACTTCGAGGAGATCCAGATCGTCCACCGCGAGATCATCAAGCCGGGCTCCGGTGACCGCTCGGGGATGCTGAAGGACTTAGACCCGAACAAGGACATTGAGATCATCTACCTGCAACCGACCAAGGTGCAGTGGAGAACCGGAGACGGGCGGTAAATTTTCATTTTCTCGGCAAAAACCCAAACACGCCGGGCCGCGCGGTCACTGACGGCACGGGGCAGGCTCATGGCCGAACGCGAGATCGAACCGCGGCGGCACGACGTCGCGCCCCTGCCGGTCAATGAACCCCCACCGGCCGCCGACACGCACCGGGGCCGGTTCGCCCGCAAACGTCAACGCCGCATCGAAGCGCGGCTCGATGACCGTGCGCCCTTGCCGGTCGATGTAGCCGTAGCGGTCCCATGCCGCGCGCTGGGCCGGCGCGAGACCGCCGTTGAACGGGCCGGCCGCGAAAAACTCCGGCGCAATGACGATGCGGCCTTCAAGGTCCATGTATCCCCGGCGCAACTCCCGCCGTTCCGAGATGACGCAGAGTCCTTCGGAGAAGAGGCTCTCCGCCTGGTATTCCGGCAACCGCACCTCGGCCGGCGGCATGATGTAATCCCGCGCGCAGCCGCCGGCCAGTGCGCCGGCCATCAGCAAAACGAGGACCTTGCGTGTGCGGCGGGTGCGGTCCATAAGGCGCGACACGAAGCGGCCAAATTTGCCGGAGCGGGCGAGTTGGTCTTTGATCCGGGCGAGTTCTGCCTGTTTGTCGGCGTCTGTAGGGACGCGGTCGTGAAGCGGAATACCAGCCTGCTGCGACAGCCACCGGCCCAAACAGCGCGACTCGGTCGGGTCATGGATCGAGTGCGTAATCCTGATTTTCTCGGGCGTCTTGCCGGCACGCGTGTGGAGCGACGGCGAAAGCTCGATCGCATGGAGATGAAACCATGCGTCGTTGTCGCTGTCGCGAGACTCCGTCAATTCCAGCGCCCCGGCTTGGCGGAGTTCCGTCACTGCGCCGGCGAACCGGCGTTGGTGAACCAGCCTGCCGCGTTCGATCCGCCATTCTTTCCGGTCTCGAAACATCCAGAGCGTTTGCCGGGCGAGCCAGGCGCCCAACACGGTCAGCATCAGCGTCACCCCCCACAAATTCGGTTCGCTCAGGCTTTCACGCGCCAGCAGCACCAGGGCGG
Protein-coding regions in this window:
- a CDS encoding proline racemase family protein, with the translated sequence MRASRVIHVVSCHAEGEVGDVIVGGVAPPPGDTIWEQSRWIARDQQLRKFLLNEPRGGVFRHVNLLVPPKHPKAQMGWIIMEPEHTPPMSGSNSICVSTVLLETGIIPMKEPETKMILEPPGGLIEVVARCESGKVTRVTVRNVPSFVDKANVGLEVEGIGTLTVDTAYGGDSFVIVDATALGFRLVADEARDLVETGMRITHAANEQLGFHHPENPDLKHISFCQIAAPLKKENDSWLGRNTVVIQPGKLDRCPTGTGCSARMALLHDQGLLQTGDHFIGESIIGSRFHCRIDSLTRVGEKQAVVPLISGQAWITGTHQHLLDPMDPWPEGYRVADTWPHF
- a CDS encoding WG repeat-containing protein, which gives rise to MGIETKSWAADEFIFRPHGAGRFGSAAFLLLWLCGWALGEAFALFVLGQGIWALLTGRPVAGADEPLRMATALGAGAFLLVWLAVWTVGGVMAIRELLRLVWAKDRLVLDRDALWRVRRLGPFTSTRALARNEIRRVFVQPADTTLMVQLSSNLLELSDLGTPAERAEAARRLSAALGLPDEGTSVEPAALPEDWQEAAGALGERLLVPNLQTRRRQAVTVAIVTGVVWTALVLLARESLSEPNLWGVTLMLTVLGAWLARQTLWMFRDRKEWRIERGRLVHQRRFAGAVTELRQAGALELTESRDSDNDAWFHLHAIELSPSLHTRAGKTPEKIRITHSIHDPTESRCLGRWLSQQAGIPLHDRVPTDADKQAELARIKDQLARSGKFGRFVSRLMDRTRRTRKVLVLLMAGALAGGCARDYIMPPAEVRLPEYQAESLFSEGLCVISERRELRRGYMDLEGRIVIAPEFFAAGPFNGGLAPAQRAAWDRYGYIDRQGRTVIEPRFDAALTFAGEPAPVRVGGRWGFIDRQGRDVVPPRFDLAFGHEPAPCRQ
- a CDS encoding type VI secretion system tube protein Hcp, encoding MTIREHILLSLPGIKGEFYAGEYIQWIEVAAFEHNIPGLPKPLALLSGAQPGRPTGAFTYPAASRPFEMGSNWTGVALAKMIDKSTPQLMYEVKQGRTGFPSMKLNLCSLESWGDVKLLISLDFEEIQIVHREIIKPGSGDRSGMLKDLDPNKDIEIIYLQPTKVQWRTGDGR